The following are from one region of the Streptomyces decoyicus genome:
- a CDS encoding zinc-dependent alcohol dehydrogenase family protein has protein sequence MAPVAGPDPVSGWVVRRPGPIDSGPLASVRRPAPEPGPGDLLLAVEACGVCRTDLHLAEGDLPPHRPSTVPGHEIVGRVVATGEAVTVFRTGDRAGGAWLRSTCGSCRYCRAGHENLCPASLYTGWDADGGFAGAALVPADYAYPLPDAQDATLLAPLLCAGIIGYRALRRSALPSGGRLGIYGFGASAHLAAQVALAEGATVHVLTRSARARQLALDLGASSAGGAYDRPPEPLDSAILFAPVGDLVPVALEALDRSGTLAVAGIHLTDIPPLHYQRHLFRERNLRSVTANTRQDGREFLATAARIGIRVTVSPYPLSRAPQALADLAADRVEGAAVLTPG, from the coding sequence ATGGCCCCCGTTGCAGGCCCGGACCCGGTGTCCGGCTGGGTCGTCCGGCGTCCTGGCCCGATCGACTCCGGGCCGCTGGCCTCCGTCCGCCGTCCCGCTCCCGAGCCCGGCCCCGGTGACCTGCTGCTCGCGGTGGAGGCCTGCGGGGTGTGCCGTACGGATCTGCATCTGGCGGAGGGCGATCTGCCCCCGCACCGGCCGTCGACCGTACCGGGCCATGAGATCGTCGGCCGCGTGGTCGCCACCGGCGAGGCGGTGACGGTGTTCCGCACCGGCGACCGGGCCGGCGGGGCCTGGCTGCGCAGCACCTGCGGCAGCTGCCGGTATTGCCGTGCGGGCCACGAGAACCTCTGCCCGGCGTCCCTGTACACCGGCTGGGACGCCGACGGCGGATTCGCCGGTGCCGCCCTCGTCCCCGCGGACTATGCCTACCCGCTCCCGGACGCCCAGGACGCCACGCTGCTGGCGCCGCTGCTGTGCGCCGGGATCATCGGCTACCGCGCGCTGCGCCGCAGCGCACTGCCTTCCGGCGGCAGGCTCGGGATCTACGGCTTCGGCGCCTCGGCGCATCTGGCCGCGCAGGTCGCACTGGCCGAAGGCGCGACCGTGCATGTGCTGACCCGGTCCGCGCGTGCCCGTCAACTCGCCCTCGATCTGGGCGCATCGTCGGCCGGCGGCGCCTACGACCGCCCTCCCGAACCGCTGGACTCGGCGATTCTCTTCGCGCCGGTGGGCGATCTGGTGCCGGTGGCGCTCGAGGCCCTCGACCGCTCGGGCACACTCGCCGTTGCCGGTATCCATCTCACCGACATCCCCCCGCTCCACTATCAGCGCCATCTCTTCCGCGAGCGGAATCTGCGCAGCGTGACCGCCAACACCCGCCAGGACGGCCGTGAGTTCCTGGCCACCGCGGCGCGGATCGGTATCCGGGTCACCGTCAGCCCCTACCCGTTGAGCCGCGCGCCGCAGGCGCTCGCGGACCTGGCCGCCGACCGGGTGGAGGGGGCAGCCGTACTGACACCGGGCTGA
- a CDS encoding universal stress protein: protein MKDVITAGVDGTPESLSATLWAAQEAQLRRARLRLLHAWVMLAAEPARHPPEKGDQNYWPDRMMGEARTAVRTRFPDLPVDELLVPKDPLEALQEASEQSDLLVLGSRDLGPVGRFALGELGLQLVAHTASPTVLVRARKGAPAVGRDGEVMVGLSLHEPCEALLAFAFDSAARRGVTLRVVHGRHLPAYAYNRGGGVEPIAAEEAARDARQELAAALEPWREKHPNLRVDERVVMESPAPALLHSAADAGLLVVGRRHLLRLPTRRIGHVVQAVVHHAPCPVAVVPHE, encoded by the coding sequence ATGAAGGATGTCATCACCGCCGGAGTGGACGGTACGCCCGAGTCCTTGTCCGCGACCCTGTGGGCGGCACAGGAAGCACAGCTGCGCCGGGCACGCCTGCGGCTGCTGCATGCGTGGGTGATGCTGGCGGCGGAACCGGCGCGCCACCCCCCTGAAAAAGGAGACCAGAACTACTGGCCCGATCGGATGATGGGCGAGGCCCGCACGGCGGTGCGCACCCGCTTCCCGGACCTTCCGGTGGACGAGCTCCTGGTGCCCAAGGACCCGCTGGAGGCCCTACAGGAAGCCTCGGAGCAGTCGGACCTGCTGGTCCTCGGCTCCCGGGACCTGGGCCCGGTGGGCCGCTTCGCCCTCGGCGAGCTCGGTCTGCAGCTGGTGGCCCACACCGCCTCCCCCACGGTTCTGGTACGCGCCCGGAAGGGCGCGCCGGCGGTCGGGCGGGACGGGGAGGTGATGGTCGGGCTGAGCCTGCACGAACCGTGCGAGGCACTGCTCGCCTTCGCCTTCGACAGCGCCGCACGGCGGGGTGTGACCCTGCGCGTCGTGCACGGCAGGCACCTGCCCGCGTACGCGTACAACCGGGGCGGGGGCGTGGAGCCGATCGCCGCCGAGGAGGCGGCGCGGGACGCGCGGCAGGAGCTGGCCGCGGCCCTGGAGCCGTGGCGGGAGAAGCACCCGAACCTGCGGGTGGACGAGCGGGTGGTGATGGAGAGCCCGGCGCCGGCCCTGTTGCACAGCGCGGCGGACGCGGGCCTGCTCGTCGTCGGCCGACGGCACCTGCTCCGGTTGCCCACGCGCCGTATCGGCCATGTCGTGCAGGCGGTCGTCCACCACGCGCCGTGTCCGGTGGCCGTGGTGCCGCACGAGTGA
- a CDS encoding ATP-binding cassette domain-containing protein, producing MESGATLRRPRPAPPLLALRGVFKRYGAVQALADVDLEVRAGQVVALVGDNGAGKSTLIKVIAGVDPAEEGVVEWEGRPVQITRPHEAQDLGIATVYQDLALCDNLDVVGNLFLGREIHRAGILDEVEMERLTLGLLDTLSIRMPNVRLPVASLSGGQRQTVAISRSLLGEPRLVLLDEPTAALGIEQTAQVLDLVERLRERGLAVLLISHNMGDVKAVADWIAVLRLGRNNGFFDVTTTSHEQIISSITGATDNAVTRRKAHGREGEL from the coding sequence ATGGAGTCCGGCGCAACCCTCCGGCGGCCGAGGCCGGCACCACCCCTGCTGGCGCTGCGCGGAGTCTTCAAGCGGTACGGCGCCGTCCAGGCGCTGGCGGATGTCGATCTGGAGGTACGTGCCGGTCAGGTCGTCGCGCTCGTGGGCGACAACGGCGCGGGCAAGTCCACGCTGATCAAGGTGATCGCCGGTGTCGATCCCGCCGAGGAGGGCGTGGTCGAGTGGGAGGGCCGGCCCGTGCAGATCACCCGCCCCCACGAAGCCCAGGACCTGGGAATCGCCACCGTCTATCAGGACCTCGCGCTGTGCGACAACCTCGACGTGGTCGGCAACCTCTTCCTCGGCCGCGAGATCCACCGGGCCGGAATCCTCGACGAGGTGGAGATGGAGCGCCTCACCCTCGGCCTGCTCGACACCCTTTCCATCCGGATGCCCAATGTGCGCCTCCCGGTCGCCTCGCTCTCCGGAGGCCAGCGGCAGACCGTGGCGATCTCCCGCTCGCTGCTCGGCGAACCCCGGCTGGTGCTCCTCGACGAGCCCACCGCCGCCCTCGGGATCGAGCAAACCGCCCAAGTGCTCGACCTGGTGGAGCGGCTGCGCGAACGTGGTCTCGCCGTGCTGCTCATCAGCCACAACATGGGTGACGTCAAGGCCGTCGCGGACTGGATCGCCGTACTGCGACTCGGCCGCAACAACGGGTTCTTCGATGTGACGACCACGTCCCACGAACAGATCATCTCCTCGATCACCGGAGCCACGGACAACGCCGTGACGCGCCGCAAGGCTCACGGGCGGGAGGGGGAACTGTGA
- a CDS encoding sugar ABC transporter permease, with amino-acid sequence MSRTWALRKHRPAGGEGGTPKSGTTAGLRRLKVGLGPRNTLDLLKRRFHSGELGSVPVALGLVVVWIIFESLNENFLSPRNLSGLSVDIVGTGMISVGVVFVLLLGEIDLSVGSVSGLAAAAFAVLNVQHGVPEGLALLVAVLGGMVIGAIQGFFLAKVGVPAFVVTLAGLLGWNGLMLYILGSSGTINLDDKGLLAMLTGYYFTNVAAAYGLAALGTAGYFLASFHDARRRRAAGVPARPLSEILLRTGVLAVITMASAAVLNQFLGLPLALLIFLVVLVGLDYVLRRTRYGRMIFALGGSVEASRRTGLNVDLVRISVFMMSGTMAAIGGLFLASRVTSASQTSGAGLLLMDAIAAAVIGGTSLFGGRGRTWSALLGVLVIQSIASGVALMGIQTAVQFMITGGVLLIAVVIDSLARRAQKAHGRV; translated from the coding sequence GTGAGCAGAACATGGGCGCTCAGGAAGCACAGACCGGCCGGCGGGGAAGGCGGCACCCCCAAGAGCGGGACCACCGCCGGCCTGCGCCGGCTCAAGGTCGGGCTGGGCCCGCGGAACACCCTCGACCTGCTCAAGCGCAGGTTCCACAGCGGCGAACTCGGCTCGGTCCCGGTCGCCCTCGGCCTGGTCGTGGTCTGGATCATCTTCGAGAGCCTCAACGAGAACTTCCTCTCGCCGCGCAATCTGTCCGGTCTGAGCGTGGACATCGTCGGCACCGGCATGATCTCGGTAGGCGTCGTCTTCGTGCTGCTGCTCGGCGAGATCGACCTCTCGGTCGGTTCGGTGAGCGGCCTCGCGGCGGCTGCTTTCGCGGTGCTGAACGTGCAACACGGCGTGCCGGAGGGGCTGGCGCTGCTGGTCGCGGTGCTCGGCGGCATGGTGATCGGGGCGATACAGGGGTTCTTCCTTGCCAAGGTCGGGGTGCCCGCGTTCGTCGTCACCCTTGCGGGCCTGCTGGGCTGGAACGGCCTGATGCTCTACATCCTGGGCTCCAGCGGGACCATCAACCTCGACGACAAGGGCCTGCTCGCGATGCTGACGGGCTACTACTTCACCAATGTGGCCGCCGCCTACGGCCTGGCGGCACTCGGCACCGCCGGGTACTTCCTCGCTTCGTTCCACGACGCGCGGCGGCGCCGGGCCGCCGGCGTGCCCGCCCGGCCGCTGAGCGAGATCCTCCTGCGCACGGGCGTGCTGGCGGTGATCACCATGGCCTCCGCCGCCGTGCTCAACCAGTTCCTGGGGCTCCCCCTGGCCCTGTTGATCTTCCTCGTCGTGCTCGTCGGTCTCGACTACGTGCTCCGCCGCACGCGCTACGGACGCATGATCTTCGCGCTCGGCGGCAGCGTCGAGGCCTCCCGCCGCACCGGCCTCAATGTGGATCTGGTCCGAATCTCGGTCTTCATGATGTCCGGCACGATGGCCGCGATCGGCGGTCTGTTCCTGGCCTCACGCGTCACGTCGGCCAGCCAGACGTCGGGGGCGGGCCTGCTGCTGATGGATGCCATCGCCGCCGCGGTCATCGGCGGCACCAGTCTGTTCGGCGGACGCGGCCGGACCTGGTCGGCCCTGCTCGGTGTCCTGGTCATCCAGTCGATCGCCTCGGGGGTGGCCCTCATGGGTATCCAGACGGCCGTGCAGTTCATGATCACGGGCGGTGTGCTGCTCATCGCCGTGGTCATCGACTCGCTGGCGAGGCGGGCGCAGAAGGCGCACGGACGGGTCTGA
- a CDS encoding sugar ABC transporter substrate-binding protein, with product MRARPRGAAALLAGLCMVAGPAACGQAGGAHEPSGPASGGAVKIGVLLPDNTSRLYHFDKPLIEKKIHQLCPECMVETVSAEHDVATQQQQMDAMITKRVQVLILDAVDSKSLRAPVESARAAGIPVVAYDRLVEGPVSSYVSFNGEKVGRLQGEALLKALGDKAHGAQIVMMNGASTDPNSAWFQQGALAVLKGRVKIGKAYETAGWRPENANLNMSAAISALGAENIDGVYSANDGLAAGVISALRAAKVDPLPPITGQDAELSAIQSIVKGDQSMTVYKPFKPEADTAAAMAVALGRGKKLDGITTHTVNSPTTRGIPAVLLTPVSVTVHNIKNTVVKDGMYTIDQICTPKFASACRAAGLTG from the coding sequence ATGCGTGCTCGTCCGCGTGGAGCTGCCGCACTCCTTGCCGGGCTGTGCATGGTGGCCGGGCCGGCCGCCTGTGGGCAGGCCGGCGGAGCGCACGAGCCGAGCGGGCCTGCCTCCGGTGGCGCCGTGAAGATCGGCGTACTGCTCCCGGACAACACCTCACGCCTCTACCACTTCGACAAGCCCCTGATCGAGAAGAAGATCCATCAGCTGTGCCCGGAGTGCATGGTGGAGACCGTCAGCGCGGAGCACGATGTGGCCACCCAGCAGCAGCAGATGGACGCGATGATCACCAAGCGGGTCCAGGTACTGATCCTCGACGCCGTCGATTCCAAGTCGCTCCGCGCGCCGGTCGAGAGCGCGCGGGCGGCAGGAATCCCGGTCGTCGCCTACGACCGCCTCGTGGAGGGGCCGGTCTCGTCCTATGTCTCCTTCAATGGCGAGAAGGTCGGCAGGCTCCAGGGCGAGGCGCTTCTCAAGGCCCTCGGCGACAAGGCCCACGGCGCCCAGATCGTCATGATGAACGGCGCTTCGACGGACCCCAACTCCGCCTGGTTCCAGCAGGGCGCACTGGCCGTGCTCAAGGGCCGGGTGAAGATCGGGAAGGCCTACGAGACCGCCGGGTGGCGACCGGAGAACGCCAATCTCAACATGTCCGCCGCCATCTCGGCGCTCGGTGCCGAGAACATCGACGGCGTCTACTCCGCCAATGACGGGCTCGCCGCCGGCGTCATCTCCGCCCTGCGGGCCGCCAAGGTCGACCCGCTGCCCCCCATCACCGGGCAGGATGCCGAACTCAGCGCCATTCAGAGCATCGTCAAGGGCGATCAGTCCATGACCGTTTACAAGCCCTTCAAGCCCGAGGCCGACACCGCCGCCGCCATGGCCGTCGCGCTGGGACGCGGCAAGAAGCTGGACGGCATCACGACACACACGGTCAACAGCCCCACCACCCGCGGCATCCCGGCCGTGCTGCTCACCCCGGTCTCCGTGACCGTGCACAACATCAAGAACACGGTGGTCAAGGACGGCATGTACACGATCGATCAGATCTGCACCCCCAAGTTCGCGTCCGCCTGCCGGGCGGCGGGGCTCACCGGATAA
- a CDS encoding FAD-dependent oxidoreductase, whose amino-acid sequence MTVHEIAAGAACGTEVGQGDARYEALRRGFNQRFIATPDYVSVVSSTREAVAALNKYLASHRSDEDLHRRITVRSGGHCYENFVCGDDVGVILDLAQMDRAYLDQQMGAYCVESGANNWHVATHLYAPFGVALPGGSCYSVGAGGHVAGGGYGLLSRQHGLTVDYLYAVEVVVVRDGQHAEVVIARRDAPEQELRDLWWAHTGGGGGNFGIVTRYWFKGLPKPPSEVLLHAVAWPWEDLKDHPDRFKSLVRNYGLFFEYENTPELPASLRRDYSDMFTLLKLNQRANGKIGLITQLDATRPDSVERLDAFLEWLTQDLGVEPTPLDRRMGEHAPMGGLHVPTRLPWLTATQTLNGSGDNQCGKYKSAYMTRGFTEPQLDAIFTHLSCKDYSNPQALLQVDSYGAAINLPDSAETAVYQRSSVLKLQYQTYWSWQKDSNDDGVADYQDADIDPSIAAPHLRWIREFYRDVYKDTGGVPVLSPTTAPAGEQPAPVTDGCYINYPDTDLDDPEWNRSGQPAHRLYYGDNYARLQAVKDYWDPRNVFRHAQSIRPVTR is encoded by the coding sequence ATGACCGTCCACGAGATCGCGGCCGGAGCCGCATGCGGGACCGAGGTGGGCCAGGGGGATGCCCGCTACGAGGCCCTCCGGAGAGGATTCAACCAGCGGTTCATCGCGACACCTGACTATGTGTCAGTGGTCAGCTCGACGCGCGAGGCCGTCGCCGCGCTCAACAAGTATCTGGCGAGCCACCGTTCCGACGAGGATCTCCATCGGCGGATCACGGTCCGGTCGGGCGGCCACTGCTACGAGAACTTCGTCTGCGGCGACGACGTGGGCGTCATCCTCGACCTCGCGCAGATGGACCGGGCCTACTTGGACCAGCAGATGGGCGCGTACTGCGTGGAGTCCGGGGCGAACAACTGGCATGTCGCCACCCACCTCTACGCGCCCTTCGGCGTGGCGCTGCCCGGCGGCTCCTGCTACTCGGTCGGCGCCGGCGGCCATGTGGCCGGCGGTGGCTACGGCCTGCTGTCCCGTCAGCACGGCCTCACCGTCGACTACCTCTACGCGGTGGAGGTCGTCGTCGTCCGCGACGGACAGCATGCCGAGGTCGTGATCGCGCGCCGTGACGCGCCCGAGCAGGAGCTGCGGGATCTGTGGTGGGCCCATACCGGCGGGGGCGGCGGCAATTTCGGCATCGTCACCAGGTATTGGTTCAAGGGGCTGCCCAAGCCCCCGTCCGAGGTCCTGCTGCATGCCGTGGCCTGGCCGTGGGAGGACCTCAAGGACCACCCGGACCGCTTCAAGTCGCTGGTGCGGAACTACGGGCTGTTCTTCGAGTACGAGAACACCCCGGAACTCCCGGCGTCCCTCCGACGCGACTACAGCGACATGTTCACCCTGCTGAAGCTGAACCAACGCGCCAACGGCAAGATCGGGCTGATCACCCAGCTCGACGCCACGAGGCCGGACAGTGTGGAACGGCTGGATGCCTTCCTGGAGTGGCTCACCCAGGATCTGGGCGTCGAACCCACCCCGCTGGACCGGCGCATGGGCGAGCATGCGCCCATGGGCGGTCTGCATGTGCCGACCCGGCTGCCGTGGCTCACCGCCACCCAGACGCTCAACGGCTCCGGCGACAACCAGTGCGGCAAATACAAGTCGGCGTATATGACGCGCGGTTTCACCGAACCGCAGCTCGACGCCATCTTCACCCATCTGTCGTGCAAGGACTACAGCAACCCGCAGGCGCTGCTCCAGGTCGACTCCTACGGCGCCGCGATCAACCTCCCCGACAGTGCCGAGACCGCGGTCTACCAACGCAGCTCCGTGCTGAAGCTCCAGTACCAGACGTACTGGAGCTGGCAGAAGGACTCCAACGACGACGGTGTCGCCGACTACCAGGACGCCGACATCGATCCCTCGATCGCGGCACCGCACCTGCGCTGGATCCGCGAGTTCTACCGCGATGTCTACAAGGACACCGGCGGGGTGCCGGTGCTGTCGCCGACCACCGCCCCGGCCGGGGAGCAGCCGGCGCCGGTGACCGACGGGTGCTACATCAACTACCCCGACACCGACCTCGACGACCCCGAGTGGAACCGCTCCGGCCAGCCCGCGCACCGCCTGTACTACGGCGACAACTACGCACGCCTCCAGGCGGTCAAGGACTACTGGGACCCGCGCAATGTGTTCCGGCACGCCCAGTCCATCCGGCCGGTCACCCGCTGA
- a CDS encoding SpoIIE family protein phosphatase, which translates to MVGGSGAPYGLPTGFALSGNSPVAAAFRTGLPLWLSPAELAQYGVTGPPGSPGAEPWDGAGALPADVSMGVLPLGGDAKRLGCLVVMDKAADAFDVDRRHLLELHADQVAAGLEAVAARAMARTERRSLLGPGLDTLRGGAFTLTLGTGRIDADAQVMELFGIAPEQFDRRVETLLERTAPDDVPALMSLVEPGRLPTSGQQLSIRIRRPNGELRWLSLRCRVLVDADGAPQRVLGVVADASYLRPGADEVSVVQRLSAALAGATTIRDVSRVVVSALRMPLAASRVAVAELKADRFVVTVLDPPEPEAWPAAWRSEWRSEWPDTSSHSLPTLESVLRGGHVALWPPGAALEPDLAGIGPGGLAVLPLPADGRIVGMCLIGWEEEHPFGPEERSLLTATAGLVGQALVRAHALDAGHELATMLQRSLLPRKLPTLPGGVAVARYLPATMGLEVGGDWYDVIPLSDGHVGLVIGDVEGHSAGAATIMGQMRTAIRAYAVEGHPPDVVVSHANRLLLGMETDLFATCCYVDLDMEEGIAWFVRAGHLPPLLRFPDGSTEALSVEGGPPLGVAAEGEFPLTEVGLTPGTVLALLTDGLVESSTLRLEDGIGRVRELLAAADPADAGRLADELLGDAKRRDDDVAVLVLRYDGMRVRPTRVRWTVWRLPDAVMHARRFTARTLRSWNVTEELDVALLVVSELVTNAIAHTQGEVRLDLTLAADRLRIAVNDASPRAPVKPASVDWEATGGRGLLLVEAMSASWGSVPLSGGKQVWSEVALRPGEQLGAEEVPAAPDGRPEDGEAR; encoded by the coding sequence ATGGTCGGCGGCTCCGGCGCTCCCTACGGCCTGCCGACGGGCTTCGCGCTGTCCGGCAACTCTCCGGTTGCCGCCGCCTTCCGCACCGGCCTCCCGTTGTGGCTGAGCCCGGCGGAGCTGGCGCAGTACGGCGTCACCGGTCCCCCGGGCAGTCCTGGTGCGGAGCCCTGGGACGGTGCCGGGGCGCTGCCGGCCGACGTCTCGATGGGTGTACTGCCGCTGGGCGGGGACGCCAAACGGCTGGGATGCCTGGTGGTCATGGACAAGGCGGCGGACGCCTTCGACGTCGACCGCCGCCATCTGCTGGAGCTGCACGCCGACCAGGTGGCCGCGGGACTGGAGGCCGTCGCGGCCCGCGCCATGGCGCGGACGGAGCGGCGGTCGCTGCTGGGGCCGGGGCTGGACACCCTCCGGGGCGGCGCGTTCACGCTGACGCTGGGCACCGGACGGATCGACGCGGACGCCCAGGTGATGGAGTTGTTCGGCATCGCTCCCGAGCAGTTCGACCGGCGGGTGGAGACGCTGCTGGAGCGCACCGCACCGGACGACGTTCCCGCGCTGATGTCGCTCGTCGAGCCGGGCCGACTGCCCACCTCCGGCCAGCAGCTGTCGATCCGCATCCGCCGGCCCAACGGCGAACTGCGCTGGCTGAGCCTGCGCTGCCGGGTACTGGTCGACGCCGACGGCGCCCCGCAGCGCGTGCTGGGAGTGGTTGCCGACGCCTCCTATCTGCGCCCCGGCGCGGACGAGGTCTCCGTCGTGCAGCGGCTGTCCGCCGCGCTGGCCGGCGCCACGACCATCCGGGACGTCAGCCGGGTGGTGGTCTCCGCCCTGCGGATGCCGCTGGCGGCCTCCCGGGTGGCGGTGGCCGAGCTGAAGGCCGACCGGTTCGTGGTGACCGTCCTCGACCCGCCGGAGCCCGAAGCCTGGCCCGCGGCATGGCGGTCCGAGTGGCGGTCCGAGTGGCCGGATACGTCGAGCCACTCCCTGCCCACGCTGGAGAGCGTGCTGCGGGGCGGCCATGTGGCCCTGTGGCCTCCGGGCGCCGCCCTCGAACCCGATCTGGCGGGCATCGGGCCCGGCGGGCTCGCCGTCCTGCCGCTGCCCGCCGACGGCCGGATCGTCGGGATGTGCCTGATCGGATGGGAGGAGGAGCACCCGTTCGGGCCGGAGGAGCGGTCCTTGCTGACGGCGACCGCGGGGCTGGTGGGCCAGGCCCTCGTACGCGCGCATGCACTGGACGCCGGGCATGAACTCGCCACGATGCTCCAGCGCAGTCTGCTGCCCCGCAAGCTGCCGACGCTGCCCGGCGGGGTGGCCGTCGCCCGCTATCTGCCCGCCACGATGGGGCTCGAAGTGGGCGGCGACTGGTACGACGTCATTCCGCTCTCCGACGGCCATGTGGGGCTCGTCATCGGCGATGTGGAGGGCCACAGCGCCGGCGCCGCCACGATCATGGGCCAGATGCGCACGGCCATCCGGGCCTACGCGGTCGAGGGCCATCCGCCGGATGTGGTCGTCTCCCATGCCAACCGGCTGCTGCTCGGCATGGAGACCGATCTGTTCGCGACCTGCTGTTATGTGGATCTGGACATGGAGGAGGGCATTGCCTGGTTCGTCCGGGCCGGACATCTGCCGCCGTTGCTGCGGTTCCCCGACGGCAGTACGGAGGCGCTGTCGGTCGAGGGCGGGCCCCCGCTGGGGGTGGCCGCGGAGGGCGAGTTCCCGCTGACCGAGGTGGGCCTGACCCCCGGCACGGTTCTCGCACTGCTCACGGACGGCCTGGTGGAGTCGTCCACGCTGCGTCTGGAGGACGGCATCGGCCGGGTGCGCGAGCTGCTCGCCGCGGCCGATCCGGCCGATGCCGGGCGGCTGGCCGACGAACTGCTCGGGGACGCGAAGCGGCGCGACGACGATGTGGCGGTGCTGGTGCTGCGCTACGACGGGATGCGCGTCCGCCCGACCCGGGTGCGCTGGACGGTGTGGCGGCTGCCCGACGCCGTCATGCATGCCCGCCGCTTCACCGCGCGCACCCTGCGCTCCTGGAACGTGACCGAGGAGCTGGACGTGGCCCTGCTGGTGGTCTCGGAGCTGGTCACCAACGCCATTGCGCATACCCAGGGGGAAGTGCGGCTGGATCTGACACTGGCCGCGGACCGGCTGCGGATCGCGGTGAACGACGCCTCGCCCCGGGCACCCGTCAAACCGGCCAGCGTGGACTGGGAGGCGACCGGCGGCCGCGGGCTGCTGCTCGTCGAGGCGATGTCGGCGTCCTGGGGCTCGGTGCCGCTCAGCGGCGGCAAGCAGGTGTGGAGCGAGGTCGCCCTGCGGCCGGGCGAGCAGCTCGGCGCCGAGGAGGTGCCGGCCGCCCCGGACGGCCGGCCGGAGGATGGGGAGGCCCGCTGA
- a CDS encoding dsRBD fold-containing protein, with translation MATTVEWPVRLYLSEEDGTTKARVVLRTGTTTLTGHGTARCSPEDPDVPEIGDEIAAGRAMRDLAGQLQRVADLDLEGVGAAPPRHEHRAAYGWTSAMA, from the coding sequence ATGGCAACGACAGTCGAGTGGCCCGTCCGTCTGTACCTCTCCGAGGAGGACGGAACGACCAAGGCACGCGTGGTGCTCCGGACCGGAACCACCACGCTGACCGGGCACGGGACGGCCCGGTGCAGCCCCGAGGACCCGGACGTACCGGAGATCGGGGACGAGATTGCGGCCGGGCGTGCGATGAGGGACCTCGCCGGGCAGCTGCAGCGGGTGGCGGACCTCGACCTCGAAGGCGTCGGAGCCGCACCGCCCCGGCATGAGCATCGCGCCGCCTACGGCTGGACGAGCGCGATGGCGTGA